TCTGGAGTTATCATATTGTAATATTCCTTAGGTGGGAGGGCGTCTCTCCTGGCCATTTCTCCTTCTATATGTCCCTTGAGGACTTGATAAATTGATATGCATGTTCTTGAGAGTTTGCTGGCGGGTATGATATCCAACTCGTTGGTAATCATATAAATAAGCTCATTGGGGAGGCTTGTGAGGCATAAGGATAGTGGATTCATTACCATTATGGATAGAGTGATGTTGTCATGGATAATTGTAAGATATTTGCCAACAGGCCGGTGGATTCTAGAAGAGAAGGGGCGGCTGTAGGCAACTAAGACGTATATATTAAGGGTAGACCTTGCATGAGCACTGGAGGAAATTGGCTGATGTCAAGTATAaccaaaagaatattatactaGAGATGACCGCTTATCCATGGCTTATACCTTCAGTGAGCCGAACTCGTACAACACCTGGAAAGAGCCTCGAGTTCAATGTACAATGCTCGATTAAAGTCAGGCACCTTCATTGTTTATACCATAAAGGAGCCTTGTCAGAGACACCATTGAACACGAGACCCTTTGTTCGTGAATTCATTATCGACGTTTAATGCATTTACTCGAAGATGACAGTCATTTgtagaaataaaaattgtACAAGGGCCAGTTCATGTCATAAAGACATTGTGCTGGCTCATTCAACCCAACCTAGACTATCAAAAGCCGTTAAACGTCACCGATATTGCTGCACTTGGTCCCAGAAGTGGAACCCAGAGATCATCCTGCAGCGCCACATCGACGGTCCAAGTACAGTTGGCGTGATCTTTGGTCTTCACTTCAGCCTTTCTTCATAACATACCTTAGCTGATTTGCGCATGGTACCACTCCACTCATCCACGGATTTTGATTATATCACTACGTTCTGAGCCTCATGATCTTACATATGTTACTATTATGTTGAATGCTATGATTCTATTTTCTGAATTTGCTTTTCATAGAAGTGTTGACACACAAAAATGCGACGAGAAATCGGAGCCCTAATCAACTCCACTGCGTGCACATCACTAAACCAAACTTCGTCTATAAATCATCTCTATGGCAGAGAACTACCGATTAGTGAAACTTTCCAAGATATTCAGCAATTCCACCATCAATCATGTGCCTATATGGCTTCCATATAATGTTTGTCGCCTGCCAGGACGTCTACATATACTTCACATACCTGACCCCCGCACTGAGCCAACGATCGACACCCGACAAGACGCCAACGAGTCATATAGCCATGTAGCACTCATACAACACAAGGCTGAACGCACCAACTCCCCGCCAAGCGGGCAAATACGAGGGATCTCCGCCACACCAGAAGGGTCCTGGGGCACGGGATATTCTTGGCGCAGATACGATGACAATGTCCGAGGTCCGGTGTGCTGGTGTATGTTCATGCGGTTCTTTAATGGAGTAGATGCTCCTGGGGAGGCAAGCCAAGCGTTTACTAGAGTTGCTtggtgtatatatagatGGGGGGAAGTATCTGCTCCACATGAACTCTCCCAGTATTCATATCTGCTTCATAAAGGTcatataaaaaattctaagaCAGTCATGGAGTCCCTCCAAGCACCCGTGACGTATGTCAACGCCAGCCTTGACTCCCTTCTTTTCGCGGACAAGGCGCAGTTCGGCTTCTCTATTGAAAACAGTCTCGTCTCTCGGGCAGGAAACTGTGATATTGGAGAAGGTATAGACCCTACTTTACCACCGCCACAACTAGTCGAACCGTCCTAACATAATTAGAATCCTGTGGACGAGGATGTTGCTCCAACCTCGCTACCTGTGTATGCCCTATCATACCACCATCTCTATAGCTTCAAGGTCCACCTTTTAACCTTGCAACTAGTGCGGGGATTTCTGCTGCCCCATGTCGAGCAAATGTGTCGATTCGTCTGACGGGACCTGTTGCCGGTCTGGAAATGCTAAATGCGGAAGTTCGGCTTGCTACGATACGGATTCCGAAATCTGCTGCGGGGAAAGTGGCTACCATTGTCCCAAGGATACGCAATGCTGTGGGACCAGATGTTGTTTTAGTGATGCGCATTGTGAGGATGGGACGTGTGTGAAGGGGAGCAGTGGGAATACTCTGAGGGTGAGAGGtgggatggtgaagatgtgGACTATTGCACTTGGTTTGATGATATTGTTTGGAAATTAATTCATGAGCGCATGGTTTGAGTTTTATGATGTGTTGTAAATATTGTATTGTTGCTCTCTTCATGAGATAGTCTTCCCTTCATCCGATTGTATCTTTGTGTGGGTTTGAATGAGGTCAATTCTGATTTGTGTATGGAGTACTGAGCATCTGCGGCAATGCTGATCGAATGCGAGTTGAAGGTAGTATGTCCGTCGATGAGGGAGGCTTTGTAGAGGAAATCGCCCTGTTGATAAAACGGTTAATCCCAGCCCTGAAACCCAGCCAGAAACAGGTGTTCGAAAGACCTGTGTGCGCAAAGGGTGAGCACCACCGTGCGCAAGCAAGTGGAGCTGGTGGCAATTCGATTGCGCTGCGCAGGCCACACACACGCAGCGAAGTCCCTGGAAACAGCTCATGCTTGCTCAACCGTAGGATATCTTGCGACGTTGTGAACCCCCGAGTTTTGGTCCCTCATATTAGCCGCTGTGGGGCAACAAGAATATCAGGTCAATTGTTGGTTGGCCTCAATCACTATCAGCCGCTCCGTCCTCGCTAGGAATTTGTGAACTCGATCCGACATCGCTTTGACGCTGCGTATTCGAGCTTCGTCTTCTGCCCTGCGTGGAGCGTTCTGTCGAGGTGATTGCGCGCTCCCCGACGTATTTATCACCAGGCCATGGAGCTTGGCACACAGGGCACTTTTCCGCCTGTTGCATGCGGAAAAAGTTGCGAATGCAATGGTCGTGGAGTCGGCCGGCGCAGTCACGGTTACCACAACGTTGGCCCTGAGCAGTCAGCAGCTTTTTCCAACCAATATTCGACTAAGTCAAAACCCACCATCGTTATAATATCCCTACAGGCAGCACAGAACTTGATCTTGTCCATCCTCCGGCCATCTTCGTTCTCGTCATTGTACGTGGCCACCAACCATCCTCGTAGCTCCATCAACCCTCGCGGACTTAAATTGTAAAATCCCTTCCTACTCTTTTCAAGCCATCCCTCCTCCACAAGTTGCTTCAATACCGTTTCCGCTTGAGACATGCTTAGCGATTGTGCGGCCCCGCCTTGACTCTGCGTCGCATTACCCGACTCCCGACGACTTGCATCTCCGGACGATGCCTTGGCCAATTGTATAGCCTGCATACTGCTAACAACCATTGCCTCGGAACGTCTCGTATTATTCGTATCGAACATGGCATCAAGGATGCGCTTGATAAAGGAAATCTCGTCCGCGCTGTAAGTGGTCGCCAGTTGTGTCAAAGCGTCACTCGTGGTATTGACAAGGGCATACACCCGTTCTGGTGGCTGATTCCCCGACCCTTCGGGATCTACCTGCGACTGGCGGAGTGTACTTCTGATTTCCAAATCGAATGGTGATATGGCGGTATTCGCGGCGGCAATGTACGATGCGAGGTCGTCTTCGGTGACATCTTCTGCTGAGACCGGCTCACCCTCTGTTCGCTTAATATTAGTTCAATATCTCACCATGAATCACTAGAAAGGCTCAATAATATACCGTGCACAGAGAAGATAGCGGCCAGAACAGGCCTTGCCTCCGCAAAGGTCATGGTAGAGCGGGCCATAAAAGCCTGCAGAAATGCGCGGTTGCTATCGTCATAGCCATCACCATCACTACGACTCGCCATGTTCGCTATGTACAGTCCAACTAAGGAGAATATCGTTATGGCAGCGAGATCAGCAACGAGGGGTTTTGCGGGGGGCAGCAGGGTAAAAGAGATGTTGAAACGCGGTCCACGCGCCTCCGCGTCGGTTGCCAAGACCAACATTTACTTCCAGATGGGGTAATGCCGAGAAGCTCTAAACTGACAGTCGTTATTGTTCACGTACTCTACAGATAAAAGCTTCAACTGAAGACAATTTGAATGCCATAAATCTCGCAACCAGGGCTTGATATCATAACAGTATAGGAAAAATTACAGTTGACAGAGGTCAATTCCCCAACGCCACATGCAGAAcacaaaaaaacaaatccACACCTAATATCTCCGCCTCGTCGGCTCCGGGCTGGGACTGCGACTAACACTGCGGGCGTCCCTGCCGCGCTCCTTCAGCCATTTCTTCGTGCTCAGGCGCAGTTCACGGTCGAGCTCATTGCTAGGGTCCTTTCGGTGAATGAAATTGCAGAATCCGCCACGCACACAGCCTTCGCCACTATTTAATCGACAGCATGCTTCTCGGAAATCCGTGACCGGCGATAGTTCACAATATATCGGTCGAGCTGCATACCAGCGGGAATTCAAAGCGTCACAGGCCTTTTGCGCATCTTCTTCGTACTTGAATCGGGCATAGACGTTGCCGATTAGATCTGGGGTAATTAGACGTCAGTAGCAGCTCCATGAGTTGAGTATTGGGGACTCCGACTTACGATCATTGTTGTTGTCACACACTACCAATTCCTCTATCTCTCCGTACTTGCACATTTCACACCATACATCCTCGTAGAAAGCATCGAAGTGGTTCTGGAGCTGGCTGGGGttcatcttgttcttcgggtCGTACGCCGGGTTCTGGTACATGTTTGGCATCAGGATAGTCTGTGAGTACGAAGGCTTGACATGCTTCCGAGAACATCTGTCGCCGTGTCTGCATGCGCCGATCTTGTAGTAGAACGAACAGTTGACCTTGTCCTGTTCCGTACCGAAGATAGAGGCGAGATAGTTGGCCATTGTTACGAGGCGATGCGCGCGATCGGGTCTTTAAGCTAGGTGTAAAATTTCAAGAGGAACTTCTGGTCAGAATCGAAGGTAAAGGTGATAAAAGACCTGACGAGATTATGTCAGACAAGTTGATCGCGTACCGTGCGGAGATGTCTGGAGAGAGCTATTCCTTGAAGATTCTGGATAGCTCGATCACGTGTGTATCTCCGGCTGACTAACGTTTCCGCCTCAGGTGGCAATCATGCTTCTcagattgattgatgattGTTAATCCAACgataatatttaataatactttttataaagtaCAGATAGGCTCGGTCTCTCAAATAGCTGAAAAAACCGTACATATCTCTTTGAATTACAATTGGGGCTTCTATCAGCTGCTCAGCGGCGTCATAAAACGTTCTGTTCATGATCTCCTTtatgaaaaaggaaaataaaaacaatagaCTGAATCTATGTGTGGCAGAAGTTGAATATTTTCTACATGACATTAGACATACTTTTCAATGAGAAAAAGTTAGGGTTTATATTGAACTTCATTTATTCACTGAATATATTCTTCTTATATATAGGAGGAGTTGACCTTTTCTTTAGACATTCTCCCAACCCTTCTTGCTTAggctatatataatagtacaGTCGAAGAGGAGTTAAGGGTTTCATAGGCGTCTTTAACCATTCTTTAGTCCTTTATGTTGCTATCAACAGCCGTACCATTCTTTATCCTGCTCGCAACATATACTAATCTCACAAAGCAGGTCACCAGAAACGTTCATTCTGAATGACGCCTACATAATCGGCTGCATTGTCCAGTAAATGGAGTGTATATACCCCAGATATCGTACATACCTCGGCAAAGATAATCAAGGCTTATACTGGAATTTACTTAGCCTATTTAGCTCTAAGATTGGGTAACTTGAAGAAGGATTGCGCATGCGTTTAGGGGAGACTGTCATTGGCGGGGCTAGTACTAGGGGCAGCCGATATATGGCACATTGCCCGATTTATACGAGTTCATGATAGAGGCTTAGAGCTTAGAGCTTAGAGCTTTCCTTGGcaggagaagcaaaaaaataaaaccccTTGGTGCTGTCTTACTTCGTCGTAATCATTTTATTCATTCTGCATAAAGTAGCAgaattaaagaaataaactattCCAGTCATGCTCTCCCGCAAACGCCAACGTCCAAGGCCCAGCGCGATAGCTTTCcgcatcctcctcttcgcgACCCTGATCGTAATAATGGTCTACGGCGCCGTCACCCCACACCAAATGTACAAAGTCACAGCCGAATGCGTCCTAATCGGCATCGCGGGACTATCCATGGCCGTGCAGGTTTATATCACCTGGGCCATTTTTGCCTGTTGTCTGCCGTACACACCCTGGGTGGGTATTGCTCTTGACGGAGTTTGTGCATTGGGCTGGATAGGCGCTATTATCGTCCTCTCGTACTGGGATCGTGCGATTGTTTACATGCCGCGGGAGGGAGATCCGAGGGACTGGTCCACGTGTGCGAAGGCGCATACATGGGATAAAGTCCTGACGGACGACGGAATAGGCCTTTGGATCAATATTCTTTGGTGTGAGGCTGAGGTTGATGGGCGCGAGAGGCTGGTTGGGAATGGGGCTGCGCGCCAGCAGTTACATGCGCTTATAGGACTTgcttctgtttctcttttctttacgGGATTGATTCTGTGGTGGACTATCAAGAGGCGTAATGATTAGGCTAGAGCTATAATGTGTATAAGGAAATATTACTTGGTGACTAACTCTACATCCTATgagttcttccttttcttgagTGAATTGTTGAGTTATCAAAGGGCTTCTGTTGATGCAGAGAACTAATTGAACATGATGATATATTTCTATCCACTATAATGGCAAAGCATAGCAAGTAGCTTATATAGACACGACTAACTTCTTCGCACTAACACCTTCAGCCAACCGATCAATAGCCTCTTGTATACGCTCCAGCCCTTTCCCGACAGCCTCTGACCGCGGCATATACTTTATCCAATCCTCTTCCATGGCTAT
This DNA window, taken from Aspergillus flavus chromosome 5, complete sequence, encodes the following:
- a CDS encoding putative DNA repair protein Nse1 — its product is MASRSDGDGYDDSNRAFLQAFMARSTMTFAEARPVLAAIFSVHEGEPVSAEDVTEDDLASYIAAANTAISPFDLEIRSTLRQSQVDPEGSGNQPPERVYALVNTTSDALTQLATTYSADEISFIKRILDAMFDTNNTRRSEAMVVSSMQAIQLAKASSGDASRRESGNATQSQGGAAQSLSMSQAETVLKQLVEEGWLEKSRKGFYNLSPRGLMELRGWLVATYNDENEDGRRMDKIKFCAACRDIITMGQRCGNRDCAGRLHDHCIRNFFRMQQAEKCPVCQAPWPGDKYVGERAITSTERSTQGRRRSSNTQRQSDVGSSSQIPSEDGAADSD
- a CDS encoding U2 snRNP splicing factor, small subunit (splicing factor U2AF subunit), with the protein product MANYLASIFGTEQDKVNCSFYYKIGACRHGDRCSRKHVKPSYSQTILMPNMYQNPAYDPKNKMNPSQLQNHFDAFYEDVWCEMCKYGEIEELVVCDNNNDHLIGNVYARFKYEEDAQKACDALNSRWYAARPIYCELSPVTDFREACCRLNSGEGCVRGGFCNFIHRKDPSNELDRELRLSTKKWLKERGRDARSVSRSPSPEPTRRRY